A window of Candidatus Neomarinimicrobiota bacterium contains these coding sequences:
- a CDS encoding bifunctional 5,10-methylenetetrahydrofolate dehydrogenase/5,10-methenyltetrahydrofolate cyclohydrolase gives MPIDTILLAGKPVAEAVYSGLQSRINALRETDTIPGLAVVLAGEDPASTVYVQSKTRAFQRLELFAETFHLTASTEESEVLQLIDRLNEDERFHGVLVQLPLPRQIKSENVLERVSPLKDVDGFHPDNLGRLLAGQPRFIPCTPQGILELLAYYKIPTIGRHAVVVGRSTIVGKPMMALLANKWNRGNATVTVCHTGTPDIAEYTSQADLLIVASGQPQLITPEMVKASADIVDVGMNREPDSSPKGYRLVGDVATEQMMGHVHAITPVPGGVGPMTVAMLVSNTVLAAEIRAGVASTK, from the coding sequence ATGCCGATAGATACTATTCTCCTGGCGGGGAAACCCGTCGCTGAGGCAGTATACAGTGGCCTCCAATCACGTATTAACGCGCTGCGTGAGACAGATACGATCCCTGGTCTGGCGGTGGTATTGGCTGGTGAGGACCCTGCTTCCACCGTCTATGTGCAGTCTAAGACCAGGGCTTTTCAGCGTCTGGAGCTATTCGCGGAAACCTTCCATCTGACGGCGTCAACTGAAGAATCTGAAGTCCTCCAGCTTATAGACCGCCTGAACGAAGACGAGCGCTTCCACGGAGTCCTGGTGCAGCTGCCTTTGCCACGGCAGATAAAATCTGAAAACGTACTGGAGCGGGTTTCGCCCCTGAAGGATGTGGACGGTTTCCATCCCGATAACCTGGGGCGCCTTCTCGCCGGTCAACCAAGATTTATACCCTGCACGCCTCAAGGGATCCTTGAACTCCTGGCTTATTATAAAATCCCCACTATCGGCCGTCATGCCGTAGTGGTTGGCCGCAGCACGATCGTGGGCAAGCCCATGATGGCCCTGCTGGCTAACAAATGGAACCGAGGAAACGCCACGGTTACTGTCTGTCATACCGGCACACCGGATATTGCCGAGTATACTAGCCAAGCGGACCTTTTGATCGTCGCTTCGGGACAACCACAGCTAATCACCCCTGAAATGGTCAAGGCCAGTGCGGACATCGTGGATGTGGGAATGAATCGGGAGCCGGACAGTTCTCCCAAGGGCTATCGTCTCGTGGGAGACGTCGCCACCGAACAGATGATGGGGCATGTCCATGCTATCACACCGGTTCCAGGAGGCGTCGGTCCCATGACTGTTGCCATGCTGGTGTCAAATACCGTGCTGGCGGCGGAAATAAGAGCTGGAGTCGCTTCCACTAAGTGA